A region of Vigna radiata var. radiata cultivar VC1973A chromosome 10, Vradiata_ver6, whole genome shotgun sequence DNA encodes the following proteins:
- the LOC106775762 gene encoding protein trichome birefringence-like 38, which produces MGFRVSTLTFLTLFCCLLSLHQARAAKFHNVSDLGGKKTVLANGCNFFMGSWVVDPSYPLYDSSTCPFIDPEFDCLKYGRPDKQYLKYAWKPDSCALPRFDGKDFLNRWKGKKIMFVGDSLSLNMWESLSCMIHASVPNTKSSFLRKESLSTVTFQDYGVTIQLYRTPYLVDIIREKVGRVLTLNSIVAGNAWKGMDMLIFNSWHWWTHTGKSQGWDYIRDGPNLVKNMDRLEAYNKGLTTWAKWVDLNVDTTKTKVFFQGISPTHYQGKDWNQPKRSCSGELQPLSGSTYPAGLPPATNVLNSVLKKMNTPVYLLDITLLSQLRKDAHPSAYSGDHAGNDCSHWCLPGLPDTWNQLLYAALTS; this is translated from the exons ATGGGTTTCAGGGTCTCTACTCTGACCTTCCTCACCCTGTTCTGCTGCCTCTTGTCCCTGCACCAAGCAAGAGCTGCAAAATTCCACAATGTGAGTGATTTAGGAGGGAAAAAGACAGTACTAGCAAATGGGTGCAATTTTTTCATGGGAAGTTGGGTGGTTGACCCTTCTTATCCTCTCTACGACTCTTCAACCTGCCCCTTCATTGATCCTGAGTTTGATTGCCTAAAGTATGGAAGACCTGACAAGCAGTACCTCAAATATGCTTGGAAACCTGATTCATGTGCCTTACCCAG GTTCGATGGTAAGGatttcctgaacaggtggaagGGTAAGAAGATAATGTTTGTGGGTGACTCGCTGAGTCTCAACATGTGGGAATCACTATCCTGTATGATTCACGCGTCGGTGCCAAATACCAAGAGCAGCTTTTTGAGGAAAGAATCACTGTCTACTGTAACCTTCCAG GACTATGGAGTAACAATACAGCTATACCGCACCCCATATTTGGTAGACATAATTCGAGAAAAAGTTGGGCGAGTCCTTACATTGAACTCCATTGTTGCTGGAAATGCGTGGAAAGGCATGGACATGTTGATTTTCAACTCCTGGCATTGGTGGACCCACACTGGAAAATCTCAGGG ATGGGATTATATCAGAGATGGACCCAATCTGGTTAAGAACATGGACCGTTTGGAGGCATATAATAAAGGATTAACCACTTGGGCTAAATGGGTTGATCTGAATGTTGATACCACCAAAACTAAAGTCTTCTTTCAAGGCATCTCTCCAACTCATTATCA AGGGAAGGATTGGAACCAACCAAAGAGAAGCTGTAGTGGAGAGCTTCAACCACTGTCTGGATCAACATATCCAGCAGGTCTACCTCCAGCAACTAACGTATTGAACAGTGTATTAAAGAAGATGAATACTCCagtttatctgcttgatatcaCACTGCTTTCACAGTTAAGGAAGGATGCTCACCCTTCTGCTTATAGTGGGGATCATGCAGGCAATGACTGCAGCCACTGGTGCTTACCAGGATTACCTGACACTTGGAACCAACTCCTATATGCAGCTCTCACCTCATGA